The following is a genomic window from Babesia bovis T2Bo chromosome 4 map unlocalized Chr4_1, whole genome shotgun sequence.
AAACTGTAGATGTAGTTTCACTCTGtattaaaatatagaaTTGCTTAGGGGAAGGTGGAATACAATTCATAGAGTAATACACACATACCTGTTTCTGTGCTATAACAATAACCTTGTCTCCGTCTTTAATATCAGCGTAATCCGATAGTAATAGTTCACGCTTAAGCACCTTTCCAGAGTGGATAAGCTTTTGGCGGTCAGAAGGCATGCTAGGTAAATGAGTCTCTACGATCTTCATCAACTCCTCCACCGAACTGCCATCTTTCACATCAACTTCAGCCTCTAAATTATTTAAGGTTTTTATTTTAAGCTtcattttaaaaacaaataaaaaatataacacaGGCGTGAGCCTATATAATCGTAACCGTTTGTTACTGTCTACCGCCTCATACACAACTAAATTTTAtgatattatatgttaacCCGATTTTAGTGTTTTCAATTGGTTTTTCTCCTGTAGCAACAAATATATTGCCTAGTCCCATAACATACCAGGTAAGCTATGCGTGCTGCATCTAGATAGTCCCTAAtctggatatatatattctctTTAGATTTCCCATGTAATTTGGAATCATTGTCAATCTTTTCATTCAGCATCGCGATCTTGGTTTCCAACAAGCGCAGTTTTTCTTCATCTAACCAGATATATGCATTGTTGATTTAATGGCCAACCTGAAAAGTTTTTGTAGGCTATGCTAGCCCTTTCTGAAGGCGATTTAGATTGTTCGACCTCTACTTCAAAACGTTCAGCATCTTCTGGCATTAACTCAAATGATTCCTTTAAAATATCCCTATTGAACATCAATCACGAAATTCACATCCCTCAACCTACCTAAAGAAGTGACGTCCCGTTTTAATTTTGCGTTTAATGCTTGATGCATCTTCTACGGGGTAGCCTAGGTATTTAGCTAAGTCGACAATTGAGATATCCCTGCTGATGTTTAGCGATATTGCGTCTGATCCTACCTATCAACCACAGCAGGTGTCGACTCATCCGTCATCGGCGGGTTGAAACCCTTTTGCATTTTGTGCAAGAAATATATGTTTGCTATCTTTCTTTTTGATAACCTCTCTAGTTGGATCGCTTGCGATACGCGCTTCTCTATGCGCATAGTATCCTTAAGAATCTGATAAACATTGAATTCCAAAAAAAGCCACACTCACAGCACGCTCCTTTACTCGGGCATAGATAGCACGACGTCTAAGCTCTGCCTTGTCACGACGTTCTAAATGATGCTTAGAAGCTTAAGCGTAAACAGTACCTTGCGATGAATCAATATATTGTTGGTACTGCCTATGGCGTTCGGATTCAACAACTGAATCCAGTTTCTGTAAATATTGCGTGCGATAAATCTTTCGCAAATCACGCATTTGCCGTTCCCACATATAAAGTTCTGCCAAATAAGGTGTCAACCCTGGTCGAAGCTTTGCACTCAGTTGTTGATCAACCGCTTTAGATGATAAAAGAAACTCCAAACGACGCTGCAATACATCCTGTGATACTTTTGGCACACCTTCGATAGGTTGAAGGAATGATGTAGTAATGGGTTTAGCAACAGGAACCTTCCTGGGCCAAATGAGAAACAAATATGTACATTTTACCTAGCTAGCGGAACCTGTGAAAAGATACGTTCCTTCTCCTTTAAACGAACAAAACGTCGCACAGGGTTCTCAAACGGTCCTGTCTTGCGACGTGGCTTCTCACGCATTTCAGCGCGTTTGAAGAAGCCCGGTGGACGCAAGAAACGAGCTGAATAGGTCAATCGATTgaaattatataaacacacaCTAAGGTGTACCATATCTAATCTTTATTTCATATATAGGCACTTTCAATACTGCAACTCCATCATCGGCATAAGAAATGTCGCCGTATAACAACAAACCTATATTTTAGTAATCAACACGACAATGATTCATACAAATGCTAGGTTACTGATAAAGCAAATGTGTGGAATCTTAACATACATATAACTGCATATTTAATTCTACATTAAAACATACTTAATCCACAGTTGGAATTCCACCTAACTACCTACGACCGCCTCTGTAACGCAAACCACCTCTCTTAGCTCGAGGAAATGCATTTACAGCAAATGTATTTGTACCTGGCGCGACCGGTGGCATCAATTGCGCATCTGCAAATCCTGGGATATTGAATTGCGGAACCTGCGGCTGATTTATCGGATTTGGCATAGGAGAAATTGTTGGAGTAAATTGTACCGGAGGTGTTGGTGGCGCTGTTGACTGGGCTCCAAATACAAACGTTGAAGGTTTGTTGTCGACACAAAACTGGCTTGCATCAATAGCCTTTGGAGCAAACAGAGGATTTCCCACAGGCATCGAGAAGTTCAACTTCTGAAGTGTAGATGCACCAAAAATTTCCTTAGACTCCGGTTTGTTGAAATCAGATGAAGCCTGCGTGGTTGGTTGGTCAGCCTTAAATGGCTCATCCAAAGCCTTGCCAGAAGATTCCGATATGTTTTGTTCTATTATTGGGGCATCCTGTTGCATTGCATCCTTTGTTACGCATTCATTAAGCGAGATATCCGTTTTCGGATCTTCCTTGGATTCATCGACAGTAGATGGTTCATCTGAGGACGAAACACTCAATGGTGTTTCCTTAATTTTAGCAGCAACCGCAACCTGAACAACTGTTTGTGTAGTAGATTTAGGCTCCATTAAGCAAGATTTTTGCGCATTCAATGTAGATAAATCAACGTCCAAAATAGTTGTTTTATAAGCATCATCACTCGTTTTGACAGAATGAATGCGCTGCCTTTTGTTCTTCGAATCATGTCGTCTCGATTTATATTTTGACAGAGCATCGGCTTGGCCCGTGTCAGTTGTGATTTCCGTCGATATTGTTCTTTTAGATTCTGGTTTCGATGCGCTTGAGGACTGGTGCTCAGATTCCCAGGCTTTACTTTGGTCGCTATCAATTAGACCTACCAAACGTTTCTCTTCCAGTGCGGACTGCGAATCGCCATTATCAGTATATTTGTGTTTCTCTATTATCGTTATATGATACGACAAAAAACTAACTCCCGAAAGGATAAAACTCCGGCTCTTCAACGTCGAAGAATATCTCTTTCCCATTAGCTGGGACTTCACGCTTCCGTTTACCATAGTTGTAATGCGATACTCTAGCTTCTAAACGGCACAACTGTGCCTCTTTGCACTCAATACATTCTCCGTGCCTTATGTTGTCCTATAACAAGCGTTACCACCGACATCAGAATGAATAGAACCAACTGTTATGGTATTCTAGTAACGTACCCTTAAACAACATAATCGTTCCTCCAGTGTATAATCAAAGATGGGACCCATAATGCGATATTGCTGTGGTAACGATATGTTATCGTACACTCACAGACGGGATGGaaataaaataatgaaCAATCAAACAACTAACGTTAAATCGACAGTTGCGACAATAAATTAGTCTACAGCTttgtctatatataacaagTTATTGTCTAAAACACAAGGTGCATCTATATAACTAAAGCCAAGGTTTATTAGGTTTTCTACATTAGGAACTAATGTGCAGTATAATTTTTTTTCTTTAAATATTTTGAATTAAACAAGAAAGGATTTTCCTAATTTTCCATTTATTAGTGTGTTGTGTTTGTAGAATGTAGACACCTAGCAAATGAATCCTATCACATTGCCAATGGTCAATTGTTGTTATCACAGAAGCTTAAAACATTAATATGGTAAATACACACCCTTTTGTTCATTTGAAACCATTATAACGGCAATGTGTTGCTGTCTTAGCATTAAACGTTTTGCACCTCGTAGCATTGGAGTCGTCTACCACTCCTTTGGTGTTTATTCTGTCTGTTTCCGGGCTCATATGTGAAAATGAAGCCCTTTGGTCTTATTGTGCCATATGTGTTATTCATTTTTTCAATTCCGTCCTCTGTTGATGCCATTAGGGGTCTAAGATCGATTAAGGCACACAATGGTATGAATGGTGATCATGATGCAGACACAACAGCAACCATTGTAAACAAAAACGAGGATGTAAAATCGGAAACTACCACTGAAGAAAATAAGTCGGAGAATAAAACGGAAGAATCTCAAAATGAGGTTAAGCACAACCAGCCTGAGCCATTGAACCTAATTTTTAATCCAACTGTACAGCAGGTGTCCGACGAAAGCAAAAGGCTTTTGGAATCATTGGTAAGTTGTAAATGGTAGCTTAAATGTTTAGTGATATTATTGATTTCACATATATAACCGTCTGCTGGTGGTGTCGTTGACCCCTATATGTGTCGTAACATATGAATGCAGGAAACCGGTTTGCGAAATATTAGGTCTACCTTTCACTCGCTGACTCATATGATTCGGTTGCTGTCTGAGCCTGATAAGCAGAAGACTATTACTATAGACAAGAAGGAATACAATTTTACCGAATTGTTGGATGCCTTTAGCAATTATATTGCCGATGGTGAACGTTATCAAAGGGGTTTAATAGAAGCAACAGCTGAAATATTGCATATTTTGGCGACTCCACATAATGCATCGCAAACCTCCTAATTATGGCTATAAATAATTAAAACTCGTGATGTTACAAATGCTAACATAAGGTGTTATTTGATATGTATTATTGTTTTTTCACGTAGATCTTCGCACTATCTTAGTGCCGAAGAGTACATATCTATCGGGTAATATACTATGATGTATTTTTCAACTATTATGATTTATATGAGAAGGTACCGATCCAATACCTACGTTAATTTTGTATGTCATTGTGATTTTTAATTGGTTTGCATTGGAAGGCAAACTTTTATACAACATGAAAATTTTGAAAATGTAAAAGGGAATACAGGAGACTATGCAACAGTTTTGTTGTAACTAACTCTGATTACGATTTTATGATTAGTCTGTAACTACTAATAATTTATAGAGAAAATATATTTGGAAATTGAGATCATAAATCCAGCCCCCATCAAAGCATAGGTGGATTGTTTCGTGAAAAGTAGAATCAGTAAAACGTTGCATAGATCATTTCTTCAATTATAACAGCAGAATCGCATTGATGTTTCAAAGGGAAAATAAATGCGGTACATAACATTAATGCTTTGGATGGGAAAGGAAGTTTATCTATCCACCCATAGCACAACCTGAAAATCAGTATGGTGATAATGGATCAATGACGACAGCCAACATTGATTTTACATAACGAATAGATTTATGTAGAATATTGCTCATGCTATAGGAAGAAAAATACTATTTACGTAGTATCTCAATGAAATTATAGTATCTTTTCATTCcataaaacaaaaacaGATTCATTCTGAAACagtcattatatattaaatatgaaaGATGTTCTAAGTATTAATATAGGTCAGTGTGGAATACAAGTGGCAAGTTGTTTTTGGGGAATGTTTTTTAAGAATTTGAAGTTAGACTGTGGTAACCTTCCCCCTGATTGGAATGATGTAAGAAGTTTTGTATTGAATACAAATGTAAATGTACCATCTTTAGATGCTTCTCCGGATGCTTACAATGATTTTATAAATAATTTGAAAGCAAGATGTATACTAATTGATACTGATTTGAGCACCATAACTGAAGTGTTGCAAAAACAACACCACTGTCATATAGATAATGAAAATATTGTATGCGGTACAGAAGCCGCAGGAAATAACTGGAGTGTTGCGTATTTTCATCACGGTCCACAATATCATCAAACAGTAGAAGATCTGATAGATCACAACCTCGAGAAATGCGACAAGACATTCcaatattttaacataacATTTGGACTATCAGGTGGCACTGGAGGCGGTTTAGGCAACTACATTCTTGATATCCTGAGAGATAATTACTCTAAAATACATCGAGTATGTAACGTGGTGACACAAGATAGTATGGCTGCCATTTCACCCTACAACACCCTTTTTTGTCTAAACCACCTGAATGAAGTTGCTTCTGTGACGAATTTGTTTTCAAACGAAGCTCTTAGTTATCATGCCATGCAGAAGACGGCACACATAATTCGTGAATCTTCTAGAAATGAAGCGAAAAAGGAACATGGGTTTAGTGGAGAAAATGAGATCATAAGCAAACACATAAAAGATATAAGTATGGCTAGTGTTAGTGAAAAGTACCCGAGCTTTAGTATGAGTTCCGTATTAAATACATTGATACCATTCCCAGAGCTTAACCTTGTCTGCCCTCAAATGGTTCCGGAGCATGTATATCGTGACGGAATGTCGACGGAAGGATTGATCAACGAGTTACTTAAATCACAGCATCGCATATCGCCAATTGatcaaaaaataaaaaacgCGCCAATAGCAATGGCTATCTATGGTGATTTTGATTATACTTCACTGAAGTACATTAAAAGACTAAAACTGAAGCACAACATGATTGGTTGGATGAGAGATGGTATTCATGTATCTTTATCGGGTGTTTCCTCTAGAAATACAAAAGAAGACAAACCTGATGGAATGTGCGGCATGTCTAACGATTGTGCTATATCCTCATTTCTAGGTAAATCCATATCAAACTTCGAGCGTCTGTATTCAAAAAAGGCATTCCTACATCATTTCAGCGATACACTCGAAGATGGAGATTTTTCATCAGTGAAACATAATATGGAGTCATTACAGGATGTTTACACCACAATACAGAAATACATGGTTCCCTCTCACAACTTGCTTGATGAGAAGAATCTTAAATCATTGGGAGTAGAAATGAAGGTGGTTAGCGATGCGCCTTGTAGGGACCCATGGAATAATGTACCAGGGAATTTGGTAACGAACAAACGCCATTGGTGGGAACTCAAGGGAAGGCCTTTAGTGTAATAATGTACAAAATATCGACTCTATGGCAGTAGACTTAGAGTACACGAAAAACCTTATAATATAAAGACATAGTAGCCTAAATATCTAgatttatttataattaaaataacattagGGAATCAATGTTTTATCAGTTCACTGTTAAAAAAAGAACAGGCGATTAACTTACATGAAAGGGTGTAATGTGATAAGTGACCCCTCCACAGgatttgtatataaacaatgAGATCATCCCAGCAAAAAAACAAATCGTTAAATTGGTGTTTTGAAAACCAACTTTTCACGAagaattatatatgtaatctTTTGAAATACATGGCAACAGTGAATAAACAATTGCAAATTGGGGCCAAAATAACAGTGCCAACAATGCGTTCCACCGTCAGTAACAACTCACTGCGGTTCCTTTTCCAATTCCTCCAAAGTCAGTAAAGTGAATTTCGAGACGAATCGCCAGCAGGCAGACTTAAGTTTTTGGCCAGTAGCTTGGTCCTTGCATTGCTCCACAGCTGCATTAATGTATAATCTGATTTCTGGTAATGCCTCTTCAACCTCTTTCAAAAATTCGGGGCCTTTTGGATCCTGATCCTTGAGTAACTTGATGCGTTTGAGTCGGTCCTTTCCATTTCTCAAAGTCCATTTTACAGCTGCTGGATAGTGTTCACGCTTCAATGGTTTTCCCATAGTAATGAGCATTTCGATATTACTTTCATCATCCTCATCCTTACCAACGACAGAGTCATCGTCGATGTTCAACTCTTCAATCTTTTGATTCTTTTTTGCAGTTTGCTGCGGAGCACCGATGAAAACGGGTAGGTCCGGCAGCTTTGAATTAACAAGATGATGTCTTACATCGTAAAGTATCTTAAGCAGTCTCTGGGATTTCAACTTTGCCTTCTCATGCTTCATACCTTCTAGTGCCCCGACACAATGTGTCTTATCATTGCAATATAGGGTCCAGTATCCATAACCATGGATGTGAATCATCTTCAGCAGGTTTACACAGTCTTCTGCAGTCCACGGGTCCTTCGCATCACTAAATTGTTCCATCACTTCAGGCGGCAACTCCAGTGTCTTGTCAGAGGTGGCCCAACCAGGACCCGCCTGTGAACGGCCCCAATCTTCCAGGCACTCTAGAAGCTTCAGCTTCTCAATAAACTCCAGTGGAGCTATCTTAATATCACCAAGTTCAATTGTCTTGAATGATCGGGTTGAACGCTTCTTACCTGCCACCGTATCCGGAACAATTTCACCATTCTCATCGTACGTCATCTCATTGATCTTCGTTTTACACATGTCAATCAAGTTTTGACACTCATTGAGTATAACCCTAAGATCAACCTTGACCAACTTAGTATCATCACGAATATCTGTCAATCTCATCTCTGGTGCACCGAATTTACCCAAAGACCGGTAAATCTTTACCTTGTCCTTTACTGTCAGGACTAACTTACGCGACCGCTTTTGACCTCGTTTCTTACCGTTCTTCTTATCGCCTCCAGATTCATCACCATCCCAAGCCTTAGATTCACGCCTAGGCTGGAAGTCCACGTCggtttcatcatcagagTAGTCATCATTATCCATGCCTCTCATATCCTTGTTTCTAGTTCTACGTGGACCCTGGACCATTAATTCTTCTTctttcatcttcttcagtTTAACTCTCTCCTCTAGAGGAATTGTGGCGTCCCAGAATTCCTTATTATTGTCGGCATTAATTCCCGCTTGTTCTTCTGGAGGTTCGTATCGGAATTCTGTgatatttgtatatgtGCTGAGAAGGTCCGAGGCTAAGCCATCATCGTTAGTAACTTCAGCTTCTTCCAAAACCTTATCCAGAtcgatatcaatattttcGTCCTTAGGCACATCCTGAGAAGTAACTGTCTTATCTTTGCTCCAAAGTTTAGATGCTCCGAATTTGAGAATTTTAGCAAGTTCTTCTCGCGAGAACCCGCACTTGGAATTAGCATCATCCAAAACAACAGCATTACCTTTCTTGTTTAACCCCTGCACAACAAGGGCATCAAGTACCATTTTAGTTTTGGCACGTTCCAAAATGGTTTGTTCTATAGAGTCTTTAGTCACTAGCCTATATATTTGAACGGTTTTAGTCTGTCCGATACGATGGGCCCTGGCTTCAGCCTGCAAATCGTTTTGAGGGTTCCAATCACTGTCATAAATAATAACTGTATCAGCCGTAGTAAGATTGATACCCAAACCACCAGCTTTTGTAGAAAGTAAGAAGCAGAAATCATCACTATTGGGGTCATTAAAGTGGTCCATTGCCTTCTTTCTCACCTCTCTGCCCATGGTTCCGTCCAAACGTTGGTGTTTGAACCCTCTCATGGTGAGATACTCCGATATAATGTTTAACATGCGTACCATCTGTGAAAAAATAAGCACTCTGTGGCCACGTTCCTTGAGTCGAGCCAATAATTTATCCAGCAAACATATtttaccactaccataAACCAAACCTTGTAGCCAACTTTGTCGGTCTACGGGTTCATAGCAAAGGAAAGGATGGTTGCAGACCTTCTTGAGTTCCATACATATGTTTTGCAAGGAAGATCTTGAACCTCCACTGTTCTTTGCGAGCTGATCGTAGTTACGAGTTAATATGTTTCTGTACCACTCCACTTGCATGGGTGACAATTCAACCCTAAGAATGCGTTCCACCTTGTTTGGCAACGATTTTTCCACATCTTTCTTCACTCTACGCAGCACCATTTCGTGTAACTCTTGCTGCAGTGAAAGCAGTTGTTTCTGTTTGTTTTCTCCAATGGCTGCGGCATTTTCAACATCTGCGTATCTCCTTCGGAACTCTTCGTAATATGGGTATATCTGGGGATTGATGAAATGTAGCAACGTCCAAAGCTCTTCGAGGTTGTTGTGTAGTGGCGTACCACTGAGCAAAAGCTTGTAGTCTGCCATGAATTGCCTGAGCTCGACAAATCGTTTGGAATTTCTGTTCTTCAACTGGTGTGCTTCGTCCACAACCATGAGTTGCCATGAAATCCTACGTAAAAACTCAAGGTCCACCGCTGCATTGATAATTGAAGGTGTTGTAACACAAACGTCGCATCTATAACGTTCCCCCTTTCCTGGTACATGCACTCTTGCTAGTTCAAAAGTCCGAATTATTTCACGTGCCTTCGCATTACCATAGTAACATACTACGTTGGCCTGAGGAAGCCATGTTTCAAATTCTCTCATCCAATTATCTATGGTTGATTGCGGAACAATAACCAGATATGGTCCAATGAGGCCTTCCTTGTACAAGAAGTGTCCGATCAGCGTAATCGTCTGGACTGTCTTTCCAAGACCCATTTCATCGGCTAGCAGAACACTCAAACCGCGTTTCATTCTGTTTACAATCCAGTTAACACCGATAAGTTGATAATCCCTTAGCTTCCGCGTTTCGTGATTAGCCAAAAATGTGGGTGTATCGTGATATGGTTCGAATTTTGTTAAACTGAGTGAATGTGTGTTCCATGGCATCTTTTTCGCCATCTCTCCGCATATACGATCCTCTCTTTCACGGAAGCTTTTAATGAGATGATCAAACCCATGCTCAGTCAAGACCTTCTCATCTTCATATGTACACTGATCATATGTACAGCTTCTCCATTTGACCATGTAGTAGTCTACACCACTATCTTCATCCACATAATGTGTAACGATCCTTTCTGCTTTGAGGGCATCCTCATCTATTCTTTTCTGCAGTTCCACATCGATGTTTTCAT
Proteins encoded in this region:
- a CDS encoding Tubulin GTPase domain containing protein; the encoded protein is MKDVLSINIGQCGIQVASCFWGMFFKNLKLDCGNLPPDWNDVRSFVLNTNVNVPSLDASPDAYNDFINNLKARCILIDTDLSTITEVLQKQHHCHIDNENIVCGTEAAGNNWSVAYFHHGPQYHQTVEDLIDHNLEKCDKTFQYFNITFGLSGGTGGGLGNYILDILRDNYSKIHRVCNVVTQDSMAAISPYNTLFCLNHLNEVASVTNLFSNEALSYHAMQKTAHIIRESSRNEAKKEHGFSGENEIISKHIKDISMASVSEKYPSFSMSSVLNTLIPFPELNLVCPQMVPEHVYRDGMSTEGLINELLKSQHRISPIDQKIKNAPIAMAIYGDFDYTSLKYIKRLKLKHNMIGWMRDGIHVSLSGVSSRNTKEDKPDGMCGMSNDCAISSFLGKSISNFERLYSKKAFLHHFSDTLEDGDFSSVKHNMESLQDVYTTIQKYMVPSHNLLDEKNLKSLGVEMKVVSDAPCRDPWNNVPGNLVTNKRHWWELKGRPLV
- a CDS encoding SNF2 N-terminal domain family protein, with the translated sequence MDSNADDTRQAAPTNSPTHVAVKTELEGGSPQQVQQPTVKANQPLGYQQADPKQMYYQQQYMYPRMMGQMHPQHMMQQQMLQQQMTQQQQMGHVQQPQIGQQQAQQQMPQQAQQPVGHQQQPHMGPQAQTQMPQQQGQSQQPQQMQYANMMRQQPGMQQHHQGTGWYYPMGVYNQQMMHQQMMANNQAAMMSKFLPHYNAYLNRYQQNNADVKQENPAAQTDVKEENGDPAQQPIANETQEGVKKEDGGAENLTTESDQTEQQPQGTPQQPMQPGQPGTGQFPMRYGMQAPYPYGMNMQMNPMMYYQQPNRLLVGNAIEGIPALKIANSRFQNVTQMLDALAQQPKKKQHRRMISRYEQDDGDFKSVVNDFFSADGKNENSDDEYLVGRSVRDLDPGSIRRSGRARVKNSLYAEYTESDADTWDESVTRTAPPIPKQPRKRRQTNTTTRKSHQRSNTNPYSKNNYVMYDDSDEDEDEDSDDEYSDTLGDLDGGSVALRNRKRRVNYAEMEHEAWSGEEDEDDGDDEYVEKQQGALPETLGGIDRVIDHRVNEAGETEYLIKWQGYAHIHNTWDVYSSLKDYLGIKRLDNYIKKMKAREERARFLTPDEIEYENIDVELQKRIDEDALKAERIVTHYVDEDSGVDYYMVKWRSCTYDQCTYEDEKVLTEHGFDHLIKSFREREDRICGEMAKKMPWNTHSLSLTKFEPYHDTPTFLANHETRKLRDYQLIGVNWIVNRMKRGLSVLLADEMGLGKTVQTITLIGHFLYKEGLIGPYLVIVPQSTIDNWMREFETWLPQANVVCYYGNAKAREIIRTFELARVHVPGKGERYRCDVCVTTPSIINAAVDLEFLRRISWQLMVVDEAHQLKNRNSKRFVELRQFMADYKLLLSGTPLHNNLEELWTLLHFINPQIYPYYEEFRRRYADVENAAAIGENKQKQLLSLQQELHEMVLRRVKKDVEKSLPNKVERILRVELSPMQVEWYRNILTRNYDQLAKNSGGSRSSLQNICMELKKVCNHPFLCYEPVDRQSWLQGLVYGSGKICLLDKLLARLKERGHRVLIFSQMVRMLNIISEYLTMRGFKHQRLDGTMGREVRKKAMDHFNDPNSDDFCFLLSTKAGGLGINLTTADTVIIYDSDWNPQNDLQAEARAHRIGQTKTVQIYRLVTKDSIEQTILERAKTKMVLDALVVQGLNKKGNAVVLDDANSKCGFSREELAKILKFGASKLWSKDKTVTSQDVPKDENIDIDLDKVLEEAEVTNDDGLASDLLSTYTNITEFRYEPPEEQAGINADNNKEFWDATIPLEERVKLKKMKEEELMVQGPRRTRNKDMRGMDNDDYSDDETDVDFQPRRESKAWDGDESGGDKKNGKKRGQKRSRKLVLTVKDKVKIYRSLGKFGAPEMRLTDIRDDTKLVKVDLRVILNECQNLIDMCKTKINEMTYDENGEIVPDTVAGKKRSTRSFKTIELGDIKIAPLEFIEKLKLLECLEDWGRSQAGPGWATSDKTLELPPEVMEQFSDAKDPWTAEDCVNLLKMIHIHGYGYWTLYCNDKTHCVGALEGMKHEKAKLKSQRLLKILYDVRHHLVNSKLPDLPVFIGAPQQTAKKNQKIEELNIDDDSVVGKDEDDESNIEMLITMGKPLKREHYPAAVKWTLRNGKDRLKRIKLLKDQDPKGPEFLKEVEEALPEIRLYINAAVEQCKDQATGQKLKSACWRFVSKFTLLTLEELEKEPQ